The following coding sequences lie in one Gammaproteobacteria bacterium genomic window:
- the rpsS gene encoding 30S ribosomal protein S19, with protein sequence MPRSIKKGPFIDHHLAKKVSDLQGARVKKPIKTWSRRSMVSPDMVGLTIQVYNGRQHMPVFVTENMVGHKLGEFSPTRTFKGHVADKKG encoded by the coding sequence ATGCCTCGTTCGATCAAGAAGGGCCCGTTCATCGACCACCATCTCGCAAAGAAGGTGAGCGATCTCCAGGGCGCCCGCGTCAAGAAGCCGATCAAGACCTGGTCGCGCCGCTCCATGGTGTCGCCCGACATGGTCGGGTTGACCATTCAGGTCTATAACGGCCGCCAGCACATGCCGGTGTTCGTCACCGAAAACATGGTGGGCCACAAGCTCGGTGAGTTTTCGCCGACCCGTACCTTCAAAGGCCATGTGGCCGACAAGAAGGGTTGA
- the rplD gene encoding 50S ribosomal protein L4 translates to MDIQLHNSQNTLAVSDAVFGVDFNEALVHQVVTAYLAGGRAGTKKQKTRAEVRGGGRKPWKQKGTGRARAGTIRSPLWRTGGVTFAARPRSFEQKVNRKMYRGAIRSIVAELNRSGVLMVADAFTVDEPKTKSLIAKLNELGTQNLLIVTESVDANLVLSARNLPHVDVSDVEAINPVALLSFDKVLMTEGAIKKLESWLS, encoded by the coding sequence CAGAACACGCTCGCCGTGTCCGACGCCGTCTTCGGTGTCGACTTCAACGAGGCGCTGGTTCACCAGGTGGTGACGGCCTACCTCGCGGGCGGTCGTGCCGGCACCAAGAAGCAGAAGACGCGCGCTGAAGTGCGCGGCGGTGGCCGCAAGCCGTGGAAGCAGAAGGGCACCGGGCGCGCGCGCGCCGGTACCATCCGCAGCCCGTTGTGGCGCACCGGTGGCGTGACGTTCGCGGCGCGCCCGCGCAGCTTCGAGCAGAAGGTCAACCGCAAGATGTACCGCGGCGCGATCCGCTCGATCGTGGCCGAGCTTAACCGCTCGGGTGTGTTGATGGTCGCCGACGCGTTCACGGTCGATGAGCCGAAGACCAAGTCGCTGATCGCCAAGCTCAATGAGCTGGGCACGCAGAACCTGCTGATCGTGACCGAGTCGGTCGATGCGAACCTGGTGCTGTCCGCGCGCAACCTGCCGCACGTCGACGTCAGCGATGTCGAGGCGATCAACCCGGTCGCGCTGCTGTCCTTCGACAAGGTGCTGATGACCGAGGGCGCGATCAAGAAGCTGGAGAGCTGGTTGTCATGA
- the rplB gene encoding 50S ribosomal protein L2, whose protein sequence is MPLQKAKPTSAGRRHVVKVTHPDLYKGRPHAPLLEKKSGNGGRNNAGRITTRHQGGGHKQHYRVVDFKRTKDGVPAKVERIEHDPNRSAHIALLCYADGERRYIIAPKGVSAGDQLQSGRDAPIKPGNALPLRNIPLGSTIHCIELRPGKGAQVARSAGAAVQLVARDGEYVTLRLRSGEMRKVHSDCRATLGEAANGEHNLRSYGKAGAKRWKGIRPTVRGVVMNPVDHPHGGGEGKSGQGNPHPVSPWGQKAKGLRTRNNKRTEKFIVRSRHKR, encoded by the coding sequence ATGCCGTTGCAGAAAGCCAAACCGACATCCGCTGGCCGTCGCCACGTTGTCAAGGTCACACATCCGGATCTCTACAAGGGCCGTCCGCACGCGCCCCTGCTTGAGAAGAAGTCCGGCAATGGTGGCCGCAACAACGCCGGTCGCATCACCACCCGCCACCAGGGTGGAGGTCACAAGCAGCACTATCGTGTCGTCGATTTCAAGCGGACCAAGGACGGCGTGCCGGCCAAGGTCGAGCGGATTGAGCACGATCCGAATCGCAGCGCGCACATCGCTCTGCTGTGCTATGCCGACGGCGAGCGCCGCTACATCATCGCGCCCAAGGGCGTGAGCGCCGGTGATCAGCTGCAGTCCGGTCGTGATGCGCCGATCAAGCCGGGCAATGCCCTGCCGCTACGCAACATTCCGCTGGGCTCGACGATTCACTGCATCGAGCTGCGCCCGGGCAAGGGCGCGCAGGTTGCGCGATCCGCCGGTGCGGCCGTGCAGCTCGTGGCCCGTGATGGTGAGTATGTGACGCTGCGTCTTCGCTCCGGCGAAATGCGCAAGGTGCATAGCGATTGCCGCGCAACGCTGGGTGAGGCCGCCAATGGCGAGCACAACCTGCGTTCCTACGGCAAGGCCGGCGCGAAGCGCTGGAAGGGCATCCGCCCGACCGTCCGTGGTGTCGTCATGAACCCGGTTGACCATCCGCACGGCGGTGGTGAGGGCAAGTCCGGTCAGGGCAACCCGCATCCGGTGTCGCCGTGGGGCCAGAAGGCCAAGGGCCTCAGAACCCGTAACAACAAGCGCACGGAGAAGTTCATCGTGCGTAGCCGCCACAAGCGCTAA
- the rplW gene encoding 50S ribosomal protein L23: protein MNVDRLHSIILAPVISEKANRVAEKQNQAVFKVLPNAEKAEIREAVEKLFNVKVTSVQTLNVKGKTKRFGQMMGRRSDWKKAYVTLAEGEQIDFLGQS from the coding sequence ATGAACGTCGATCGTCTGCATTCCATCATCCTTGCTCCGGTGATTTCGGAGAAGGCCAACCGCGTCGCGGAAAAGCAGAACCAGGCTGTGTTCAAGGTGCTGCCGAATGCCGAAAAGGCAGAGATTCGTGAAGCGGTCGAGAAGCTCTTCAACGTCAAGGTCACTTCGGTGCAAACCTTGAACGTGAAGGGCAAGACCAAGCGCTTCGGCCAAATGATGGGCCGTCGTTCCGATTGGAAGAAGGCCTACGTGACGCTCGCCGAAGGTGAGCAGATCGACTTCCTGGGCCAGAGCTAA
- the rplP gene encoding 50S ribosomal protein L16, which translates to MMQPKRTKYRKQMKGRNRGLATTGNKVSFGEFGLQSLELGQVTARQIEAARRAISRHIKRGGKLWIRIFPDVPVTRKPLEVRMGKGKGNVEWWAAKVQPGRMLYEMEGVPEELAREAFRLAAAKLPVKVQFVTRTIM; encoded by the coding sequence ATGATGCAGCCCAAGCGCACCAAGTACAGAAAGCAGATGAAAGGCCGCAACCGCGGCCTGGCGACGACCGGCAACAAGGTCTCGTTCGGTGAGTTCGGTCTCCAGTCCTTGGAGCTGGGCCAGGTCACCGCACGTCAGATCGAAGCCGCGCGTCGTGCGATTTCGCGTCACATCAAGCGTGGCGGCAAGCTCTGGATCCGTATTTTTCCGGACGTGCCCGTAACCCGCAAACCGCTCGAAGTCCGTATGGGCAAGGGCAAGGGTAACGTGGAGTGGTGGGCCGCCAAGGTTCAGCCAGGCCGCATGCTTTATGAAATGGAAGGCGTTCCCGAAGAGCTCGCACGCGAGGCATTCCGCCTTGCGGCCGCGAAGTTGCCGGTGAAAGTCCAGTTTGTTACCCGGACGATCATGTAA
- the rpsC gene encoding 30S ribosomal protein S3 yields the protein MGHKVHPTGIRLGITTRWKSNWYAERATYRENLGTDLEVRTFLRKKLANASVSQIYIERPAKSARITIHTARPGIVIGKKGEDIEKLKHLVAGKMGLKSDSVHISVEEIRKPELDSQLIAESVAQQLERRIMFRRAMKRAVQNAMRLGAGGIKIQVSGRLNGAEIARTEWYREGRVPLHTLRAYIDYGFAEAKTTYGIIGVKVWVFQGEQFEADGKADSKAAEAA from the coding sequence ATGGGTCACAAAGTACATCCCACTGGCATTCGCCTCGGTATCACCACGCGCTGGAAGTCCAACTGGTACGCCGAGCGCGCGACCTACCGTGAGAACCTCGGTACCGATCTGGAAGTGCGCACTTTCCTGCGCAAGAAGCTGGCGAACGCGTCGGTTTCGCAGATTTATATCGAGCGCCCGGCGAAGTCGGCACGCATCACCATTCATACCGCGCGCCCGGGCATCGTCATCGGCAAGAAGGGCGAGGACATCGAGAAGCTGAAGCATCTCGTGGCCGGCAAGATGGGGCTGAAGTCCGACAGCGTGCACATCTCGGTCGAGGAAATCCGCAAGCCGGAACTCGATTCGCAGCTGATCGCCGAATCGGTGGCTCAGCAGCTGGAACGCCGTATCATGTTCCGCCGCGCGATGAAGCGCGCCGTGCAGAACGCGATGCGCCTGGGTGCCGGCGGCATCAAGATCCAGGTCAGCGGTCGTTTGAACGGTGCCGAGATCGCGCGCACCGAGTGGTATCGCGAAGGTCGTGTGCCCCTGCACACGCTGCGCGCCTATATCGATTACGGCTTTGCCGAGGCCAAGACGACGTACGGAATCATCGGCGTCAAGGTCTGGGTGTTCCAGGGTGAACAGTTCGAAGCCGACGGCAAGGCGGATTCGAAAGCCGCTGAAGCCGCCTGA
- the rplV gene encoding 50S ribosomal protein L22, translating to MQTQAVLRFVRLSPQKARLVADQVRGQKVEQALNLLKFSNKRAADIIRKVLESAIANAENNDGADVDELKVKEIFVDQGPVMKRIQPRAKGRADRILKRTSHITIRVADE from the coding sequence ATGCAGACGCAAGCAGTTCTTCGTTTCGTGCGCCTCTCCCCGCAGAAGGCGCGGCTGGTCGCTGACCAGGTTCGTGGCCAGAAGGTTGAGCAGGCGCTCAATCTGCTGAAGTTCTCGAACAAGCGCGCCGCCGACATCATCCGCAAGGTGCTGGAGTCGGCGATCGCCAATGCCGAGAACAACGACGGTGCCGACGTCGACGAATTGAAGGTCAAAGAGATCTTCGTCGACCAGGGCCCGGTAATGAAGCGCATCCAGCCGCGTGCCAAGGGCCGCGCGGATCGCATTCTCAAGCGGACGTCGCACATCACGATCCGCGTCGCGGACGAGTAA